Proteins encoded within one genomic window of bacterium:
- a CDS encoding outer membrane lipoprotein-sorting protein: MHLRFIPILAALLLLVPLHASALTAREIMQKAEDRDDGDSVVQEMEMILIDKNGKERRRVLRSFRRDQGEDTQSIMFFLVPADVKDTGFLTYDYDEIDRDDDQWLYMPALKKTKRIAASDQSGSFMGSDFNYSDMSSRELERYDYELMKETEVKGVKVWQIQSTPRTEKEIDRTGYTKSVVFVRQDNFVVIRSVGWLKKGGRLRYMDVKSLEEIDDIWVPTEIHMTTKKGKKTLHKTVLKNNKTKFNQDLDENIFSVRRLEKGL; this comes from the coding sequence ATGCACCTACGTTTCATCCCAATCCTGGCAGCGCTGCTCTTGCTCGTGCCGCTCCATGCGAGCGCTCTGACGGCCCGCGAGATCATGCAGAAGGCCGAAGACCGGGACGATGGCGATTCCGTGGTCCAGGAAATGGAAATGATCCTGATCGACAAGAATGGCAAGGAGCGCAGACGAGTCTTGCGTTCGTTTCGCCGCGACCAGGGCGAAGACACCCAGTCGATCATGTTCTTCCTCGTCCCAGCGGACGTCAAAGACACGGGATTTCTCACCTACGACTACGACGAAATCGATCGCGACGACGACCAGTGGCTCTACATGCCTGCACTGAAGAAGACCAAGCGCATCGCCGCGAGCGATCAGAGCGGTAGCTTCATGGGCAGCGATTTCAACTACTCCGACATGAGTTCGCGCGAACTCGAACGCTACGACTACGAACTGATGAAGGAGACCGAAGTCAAAGGCGTGAAGGTGTGGCAGATCCAGTCCACACCCCGGACCGAGAAGGAGATCGATCGCACGGGCTACACCAAATCGGTCGTATTCGTTCGCCAGGACAACTTCGTGGTGATCCGCTCGGTCGGCTGGCTGAAAAAGGGCGGCCGCCTGCGTTACATGGACGTGAAGTCGCTCGAGGAAATCGACGATATCTGGGTCCCGACCGAGATCCACATGACCACGAAGAAGGGCAAGAAGACCCTGCACAAGACGGTCTTGAAGAACAACAAGACGAAATTCAACCAGGATCTCGACGAGAACATCTTCAGTGTGCGAAGACTGGAGAAAGGCCTCTGA